One Halorientalis litorea DNA segment encodes these proteins:
- a CDS encoding Lrp/AsnC family transcriptional regulator, protein MDEKDIRILTTIARDGTASPDKIEEATGIPKSTVHYRLNQLREAGVIKNDLYDIDLEKVGLSITLISEIWAEFEEGYHETVGEKLAAVEGVNQVYFTMGDTDFVAIAHVANREMVEELVEDYEAIGEIERTSSKFVITTVKDEHNPLNDFDTETLVDALAE, encoded by the coding sequence ATGGATGAGAAGGACATTCGAATTCTGACGACGATAGCCAGAGACGGCACGGCGAGCCCAGATAAAATCGAGGAGGCGACCGGCATCCCGAAATCGACGGTCCACTACCGGCTGAACCAACTACGCGAGGCCGGCGTCATCAAAAACGACCTCTACGACATCGACCTCGAGAAGGTCGGGCTCTCGATTACGCTCATCTCGGAGATTTGGGCCGAGTTCGAGGAGGGGTACCACGAAACCGTCGGGGAGAAACTCGCGGCCGTCGAGGGCGTCAACCAAGTGTATTTCACCATGGGCGACACCGATTTCGTCGCCATCGCACACGTCGCCAACCGCGAGATGGTCGAGGAACTCGTCGAAGACTACGAAGCCATCGGCGAAATCGAGCGCACCTCCTCGAAGTTCGTCATCACGACGGTCAAGGACGAACACAACCCGCTCAACGACTTCGACACCGAGACGCTCGTCGACGCTCTGGCCGAGTGA
- a CDS encoding aspartate aminotransferase family protein, with amino-acid sequence MAVEQTFDDLHFAQEPNVETAIPGPESEKLLERQRNIDSSAVAYPKAVPIAIDEAKGATIRDADGNTFLDFFAGIGVLNVGHSNPYVLEAVQEQTEKAAHTIDFPTEARLDLIDALNDIAPGALPDNNRVVFGGPTGSDAIEATIKLAKYNTGGDGLIAFRGAYHGGSAGALSLTAGKKYKEDYAPMLPNVHHVPYPYAHKQELDPQEACDRALANVRELLEDPYGGMTNPAGIWVEPIQGEGGVVAPPEGFLPGLKEIAENNDIPLIVDEIQTGFGRTGEWFASDHYDVTPDAMPMAKAIGGIGLPLSGTMYHEDLDTWDAGGHVGTYRGNAPAMVGGVRAIEYIRDNDLLAHAREVGSYIRDRLRESAGVNDRLVDVRGRGLFVGAEFADGEEQTGKELVKAIQQYCYERGVLVWSAGRHGNALRLIPPLVLTQEQATAGMDIICEAIEQHAP; translated from the coding sequence ATGGCCGTAGAGCAGACCTTCGACGACCTCCACTTCGCGCAGGAGCCGAACGTCGAAACAGCGATTCCCGGACCGGAGTCGGAGAAACTTCTCGAACGGCAACGCAACATCGACAGCAGTGCCGTCGCGTACCCGAAGGCCGTCCCCATAGCCATCGACGAGGCCAAGGGTGCGACGATACGCGACGCCGACGGGAACACGTTTCTGGACTTCTTCGCTGGTATCGGCGTCCTCAACGTGGGACACTCGAACCCGTACGTGCTGGAGGCAGTCCAGGAGCAGACCGAGAAGGCCGCACACACCATCGACTTTCCGACCGAGGCACGACTGGACCTCATCGACGCACTGAACGACATCGCGCCGGGGGCACTCCCGGACAACAACCGCGTCGTCTTCGGCGGGCCGACCGGGAGCGACGCCATCGAGGCGACCATCAAACTGGCCAAGTACAACACCGGTGGCGACGGACTCATCGCGTTCCGGGGGGCGTACCACGGCGGCAGTGCCGGGGCACTCAGTCTGACGGCGGGCAAGAAGTACAAGGAAGACTACGCCCCGATGCTCCCGAACGTCCACCACGTGCCGTATCCGTACGCACACAAGCAGGAACTCGACCCACAGGAAGCGTGCGACCGGGCACTCGCGAACGTCCGCGAACTCCTCGAAGACCCCTACGGCGGGATGACGAACCCGGCGGGAATCTGGGTCGAACCGATTCAGGGCGAGGGCGGCGTCGTCGCCCCGCCCGAGGGGTTCCTCCCGGGCCTGAAGGAAATCGCCGAGAACAACGACATCCCACTCATCGTCGACGAGATTCAAACCGGGTTCGGTCGGACCGGCGAGTGGTTCGCCAGCGACCACTACGACGTGACCCCCGACGCCATGCCGATGGCGAAGGCAATCGGCGGTATCGGACTCCCGCTGTCGGGGACGATGTACCACGAGGACCTCGACACGTGGGACGCCGGCGGCCACGTCGGTACGTACCGCGGCAACGCCCCGGCGATGGTCGGCGGCGTCCGCGCCATCGAATACATCCGGGACAACGACCTGCTCGCCCACGCACGTGAGGTCGGGAGCTACATCCGCGACCGCCTGCGGGAGTCGGCCGGCGTGAACGACCGCCTCGTCGACGTGCGCGGCCGTGGCCTGTTCGTCGGTGCGGAGTTCGCCGACGGCGAGGAACAGACCGGCAAGGAACTCGTCAAGGCCATACAGCAGTACTGCTACGAGCGCGGCGTACTAGTGTGGTCCGCCGGCCGCCACGGGAACGCACTCCGACTGATTCCACCCCTCGTGCTCACGCAGGAACAGGCGACCGCAGGGATGGACATCATCTGCGAAGCCATCGAGCAACACGCACCCTGA
- a CDS encoding CaiB/BaiF CoA transferase family protein — MTGEARTSDSDEQPLEGLTVLDASRVLVGPFCTMQLGDLGAEVIKIERPDGGDQTRGWHPPTYGDESAYYVSVNRNKRSLTLNLASEEGREVFRDLASEADVLVENFRVGKMDEWGLDYETLSAENPELVYCSLSGYGEWGPHKDRPAYDIMMQAEGGLMSITGEEGGPPVRVGVAIADIGAGMYATQAILAALLYRELGDGTGQKVDVSLLDGQVAWMSYMASYYFATGDPPGRMGSKHPTIAPYQAFETTDGYVVVATASENLWPKFCRAIDREDLVDDDRFAVNADRVENRSELDRILNDEFESYSTAEAVARMEEAGVPASRVCDMEDVFENPQVQARDMHRTVEHPTIGSVEMAGSPMHFSRTPTAIDRHPPQLGEHTESVLREFGYDDETIEEMAARDIV; from the coding sequence ATGACCGGCGAAGCACGCACCTCCGACAGCGACGAACAGCCTCTAGAGGGGCTGACCGTCCTCGACGCCTCCCGCGTCCTCGTGGGGCCGTTCTGTACGATGCAACTGGGGGACCTCGGTGCCGAGGTCATCAAAATCGAGCGGCCCGACGGCGGCGACCAGACTCGCGGCTGGCACCCGCCGACCTACGGGGACGAGAGTGCGTACTACGTCAGCGTCAACCGCAACAAGCGTTCGCTGACGCTGAACCTCGCCAGCGAGGAGGGCCGTGAGGTGTTCCGCGACTTGGCGAGCGAGGCAGACGTCCTCGTCGAGAACTTCCGGGTCGGCAAGATGGACGAGTGGGGACTGGACTACGAGACTCTCAGCGCGGAGAACCCCGAACTCGTCTACTGCTCGCTGTCGGGGTACGGCGAGTGGGGGCCACACAAGGACCGTCCGGCCTACGACATCATGATGCAGGCCGAAGGCGGACTCATGAGTATCACCGGCGAGGAGGGCGGCCCGCCGGTCAGGGTGGGCGTCGCCATCGCCGACATCGGTGCCGGGATGTACGCCACGCAGGCCATCCTCGCGGCACTCCTCTATCGGGAACTCGGCGACGGGACCGGCCAGAAAGTGGACGTGAGCCTCCTCGACGGACAGGTTGCGTGGATGTCCTACATGGCGTCGTACTACTTCGCGACCGGGGACCCGCCGGGACGGATGGGGAGCAAGCACCCGACCATCGCTCCGTACCAGGCGTTCGAGACGACCGACGGCTACGTCGTCGTCGCGACGGCCTCGGAGAACCTCTGGCCGAAGTTCTGCCGCGCTATCGACCGCGAGGACCTCGTCGACGACGACCGCTTCGCGGTCAACGCCGACCGCGTCGAGAACCGGTCGGAGTTGGACCGAATCCTAAACGACGAGTTCGAATCGTATTCGACCGCCGAGGCGGTGGCGCGGATGGAGGAGGCGGGTGTCCCCGCCAGCCGCGTCTGCGACATGGAGGATGTCTTCGAGAACCCGCAGGTACAGGCACGGGATATGCACCGGACGGTCGAGCATCCGACCATCGGCAGCGTCGAGATGGCGGGCAGTCCGATGCACTTCTCGCGGACGCCGACGGCCATCGACCGCCACCCGCCGCAGTTGGGCGAACACACCGAGTCGGTCCTCCGTGAGTTTGGGTACGACGACGAGACCATCGAGGAGATGGCGGCCCGCGACATCGTCTAA